The Laspinema palackyanum D2c nucleotide sequence GTTTCGGGAATTTGTTGTGTCAAGAAATAGGCAACAATAGAAATACTCATTTGCATTTGTTGTTTAATCAAGTGTTGTTGACACCAGACTGAGAACTCTAACCATTCATGGGAATTCAAATCAGAAGCCCACCAAGCATCATAAAAAATGTCAGTCTGATTATCTGGATTAAATTCTGAATAATCAAAACTAGAGATTTTCAATTGATATGCTGCTTCAGAAAAAATAACAGTATCATGGGTTTGGTCTGCCTTAAATGCTGCATAACTTGCAATGGCATTAAGTTTGATTAAATCTGAATCAGTTAATTTTCGGTTAGACAAGATGGGACCGAAAAAATTTTCTACATTCAATGAACAATCGGATAAGGATGGGGGTTTTCTCATTTTGATTAATGATGTAATTGTTTAGGGCGATAAGTTGGCATGGGCAAGCGTTCCTGGCTTTGCGCTGCTCTTACTTGGATGGAGATCGCAGTACAGAACCAGGAACAGTACAGTTTGGGTTATGGAGAAGCCGACCGATTCCAAGCCACTCGATAGGGTGTAACGTGGGGGAATTGGGGACTGGTGTAACCCAACTCTCGGTCTAGGATTGCCAGTCTTGCCCATTCTTCAGGAGTTCCACCTTTAGTTTTGAGTTGATTGAATAGTTGTTGTCGGCTGACCGTGAGACTATTTCCCAAAACTGCATCGGTTGCGTTAGGTGATTCGCCACGACCGCCCAAGACTGCATCGGTGGGTCTGGGCTGGTCCGACGCTCGGATTCTAGGTTTTGGTTTTGCTGTTCCTGTTGGTTTTGCACAAAATGCTTGATTTTGGTTAGCAAACTCTTTAGCTTGGTTATAATCCAGAAATAGAGCTAAACTGCCATCGGGTTTATTCAGGATTGATGTACCATAGCCTAGAGTTGCATCTGTTTCTGGGCAACAAATTTCTTGACTATCATAAACTACATAATAACCTTGTTTTTGATAGCTTTCAATATCTTTTGAATCAAACAAACTAAGACGAGCATATTCTGACCGCCAATAATTTGATGTTTGTTTTGCCCATTCAGCAAATTCTGACATTTTATTATCCTGATTATTTGCTCAATTTTTTCCTCAGTTTCTTTTCTAACTGGAATTGAGTAAATTGAGCCCTCCTTATCTAATTAAAGAAATTTTCAACCAATTAAGCGAGAGCTAAGTTTATTATAATTTAACCTTAATTAATTCCACAAGATTTGGATAAAATTTAGTCATATTTAAGGTAATTGTAAAATAAAAAGTTTAATGATGAGCTATTTTTATACATTAGAGAGAAGTGGTTGAATAGAAATAAGAAGAAATTGTGGTGGTAGAGATAAGTGAAAACGAAGAAAGTGATAATGGTACAAAGCAGGTGACCAGTCTAAGCAATCAATGTTCAACCGCTGCTGTTTCTACGAAAGCAACTGATAGTTGTCATCCACTATAACCGATGGAGCCGAGAAAGCTGGCATCGCTATCGATATAGGATTTTTAGTTGTTTTTGTAAGTGCGCGATTGCCTACGGCATAGTTGGTGCTTATCGTACTCGTCAAGTTGCGGGTCCCCGGGTCAAGTTAGAGGTCGCTAACGTCGAGTTGATTCATATTTGTGGAAGCCAGTCGCCTAGTCGAATTGATTTACTGGGTCAAGGCCAATCGCTTTCGTTAGCGATTACTCTGGTCCTATTGTGGTCCCTGGTTGAGTTGCTGATCGCCTCGTCCAGTCGATTCACCGGGCCAAGTTGGCGATCGCCTAGTCGAGTCGATTCCTTCTTGTTCAGGGGGCTCACCTAGTCCAGTGGATTCACCGGGTCAAGTTGGCGGTAAGCGCAGCTATGCCGGAGGCGATCGCTTTTTTCGAGTGGGTTCATTCTGGTTCAGGCCAATCGTTCGTTCGAGCTAATTCACCGGGTCAAGTTGGCGATCGCATCATCGATGAGCGAGCACATCTTCGAGTTGATATCCGTCTAGCTGAGTTGCTGCCCTCAGTGAGTTGCTTCCTTTGGTCAAGTTGCGATTACCTGGCCGAATGACCGATCGCTCCCGTTGACTTACCGATCGCTTGGTCAAGTTAATTCGTCGGGTTCACTTCCCAATCGCTAGGTCGAGTTAGTGATCTCTCTGGTGGAGTTGATTCAGCAGGGTGGGGCTGATTGCTTTGGTTGAGTTGGCGCTCGCTTGTTTGAGGGTGATTGCTCTGGTGGAGTTGATGCCCCTCTAGCTGCGTGCGTTGAGTTTGTGACTGCCTGGGTTTGAGCCGTTGATGTTCTTGTGTATCGTTGGCCGAATCGTGTTTGCCTGAAGTGCTTGACGAGCGCTCTTGTTGGGGTTCGATGGGTTGGCAGTTGCTTTCTTAGTGGGCGGTGATGGGTTCCGAATTGTCCTCCGGTCGATTGGTGGCGATCGGCTTTAGCTCAGTCAGTGGCGATCGGCATGGCATTTTTGTCAGTTGTGATGAAGATATGCCAAAACACTGACATTGTTGCCAGTGCCTTCTAGGAAGAAGAACTTCCTACCTGAAATCTAAGCGAGGTGGATGAGTCACGGACCCATCGGCGTGAGGCGGTTTGCCCTGACCAGGGGCGATAAGTCTCTGCTACAATCTCAGAAACCGCTTCCGCTCTTAGAAACTCGGCGGCTGATGCGATCGCCACGCAACGGGATGCAGTGGAAGCCGGGAGTCAAGTTGGTTGCGATGACCCGACCCTTGCATTAACAAAGCGCAAAATGTCAAGTCAAAATATAGATGCAATCACCACCCTCTTCCAAAGCCGCCTAACGACTCTCGAACACCTCCTAAAGTTAGCCCAGAAGCATTTCGGTGATAGCGAGTCGTTTCTCGACCAGCGGATTGCGACTGATATGCTGCCTTTCGGTACGCAGATAGCTTTTACCTGCAATCAACCTCGCAACTTTGCTTTATGGTGTAAAGGCAAACCGATGGATAATCTCGATCCACAAGTCACCTCTGTCGCGGCAGCATACGAACATATAGCGAATACCCAAGCACTCCTTTCAAACATTGACGCCGAAGATGAAAAGCTCAATGAGTTGGTCCGCATCGACCTCAGCCAGGGCCGTTACATCGAGATGTTCGGTCATGCCTATGTCCACGATTTTCTAATTCCCAACTTCTACTTCCATCTGGTTACGGCTTACGATATTCTTCGCATGGCTGGCGTACCCATTGGAAAGCAAGATTACATGATGCACTTAGTTCCATTAATTCAGAAAGCATGAAGCCTTCTGATGGTTATGTCGCCATTCAAGGCGACAACAAATTTAAGTTGCAGCCGAACGAATCAGGTGATGTGAG carries:
- a CDS encoding DUF1993 domain-containing protein, with product MSSQNIDAITTLFQSRLTTLEHLLKLAQKHFGDSESFLDQRIATDMLPFGTQIAFTCNQPRNFALWCKGKPMDNLDPQVTSVAAAYEHIANTQALLSNIDAEDEKLNELVRIDLSQGRYIEMFGHAYVHDFLIPNFYFHLVTAYDILRMAGVPIGKQDYMMHLVPLIQKA